A genomic window from Calonectris borealis chromosome 26, bCalBor7.hap1.2, whole genome shotgun sequence includes:
- the C26H6orf132 gene encoding uncharacterized protein C6orf132 homolog, translating into MKKHHSVQGTFSRLFGKRHASPAAASLFATNPPWIFTQEVTADSAGGTGEVIEVYYGDNRFGTTTDSGTATLKPRPRVRPLLTFLPLNAQESHGVAVPTPSVPEDFEEKAALGSGSQINGNYRMYSSVGDLRPQALEGDDLDEDIPPPPSVPPPPPPTALAPVPPPPASPVPPPPETLPPPPPPPEMVPPPPAMAPPPPPASALSSPGTPAPPDFIPPAPPGASPLSQAPVPFTTGISKWKSETVLNTRQADAEGPLHPAEAGVPAAPGPKESLQPKHCPEPHLTFPRSFKVPPPAPARSSSIPVQESQPVRQEPFPRQPHARPPLPPCFTIRPAAKAHAGGESEQRNSPLRQAVAKPAVPTPPPLSPKPGPGLSQGVNPAGRRSPLPGAEMEKVPQPKTAERDSPPKSESLSANDLDLPPPDYPTCEDDWRDASNLSRLRHELSALLRSPRREERPLEKPAAPRPADGSTDHAGSHGPSLNGPQLARPAGKDAQLPAGGESEKKGVPSSPRSAKGGSPSTALPASESSPAMQTHSVMKIRNELEAVLSLKKEGKPALGLGSQKQGSEDGSSTPCTKKSPPDSRKSRPDPSDSVLPKPAPSPLPAPAAAVEKDEMEHEDHPAPAASKAAENLSPAPGSLDSSVSPPDPPQGPAEEPRARTSPSPPISPAQSPAPQPNTAIFQYKVHQAGASSAESPRALSSAELPCPTSLARSPPGASGAGQEEVLIHPVTGERVERGSPMALLLAARQRAQRGRQGGEVGAAPRAKLPLKLGSASSDTTSTSFYRHESKPYSFTVVPRLSAAGTAGLGQSKPPSFSSSSEQGRDVRAVGEAQPPSLPGHRRAAASSLLRGLLESGQLNQPGPPRHGMPREEENGESALDYGIIPPPPEFSNEVDEAEGPLPSREENRKCPSFPDCSRGSEAPRYFRWPGYGRGYGGSRELPAPLPSEKSRRNGDFMPQYPDYSSSAGYFSRCPNPRPLIKKRLYVSEPDSSYPRAAAAPRGTGALSYGPGGYSSPAGEGVRRLGSAHRNGPASAQGRRTSIDAAGKAVPYGSAGADAKYKGQNGDFSPASVVAASRPAHGSSQYSGPTNTFTVRPGARQPISYAYQSGHR; encoded by the exons GTGAGGTGATTGAAGTGTACTACGGTGACAATCGCTTTGGGACAACGACCGACTCTGGCACAGCAACGCTTAAACCTCGTCCAAGAGTCCGGCCGCTGCTGACTTTCTTACCCCTC AATGCCCAAGAATCCCACGGGGTGGCTGTGCCAACGCCGTCGGTGCCAGAAGACTTTGAGGAAAAAGCAGCTCTTG GCTCCGGCTCCCAGATCAATGGGAACTACCGAATGTACAGCTCGGTGGGGGACCTGCGCCCACAGGCTCTCGAGGGGGATGACCTGGATGAAGACATCCCTCCACCGCCGTCGGTACCCCCGCCACCCCCTCCAACGGCACTGGCACCTGTGCCACCACCTCCCGCCTCGCCGGTCCCTCCACCACCTGAAACGCTgcctccaccaccgccaccacctgaAATGGTGCCGCCACCTCCTGCCATGGCACCTCCGCCACCTCCAGCCTCTGCACTGTCCTCCCCCGGCACACCGGCTCCTCCAGACTTCATCCCACCAGCCCCGCCGGGTGCCTCGCCGCTCAGCCAGGCTCCGGTGCCCTTCACCACCGGCATCTCCAAGTGGAAGTCCGAGACGGTGCTGAACACTAGGCAGGCGGACGCTGAGGGGCCGCTCCACCCTGCCGAGGCTGGGGTGCCGGCTGCCCCTGGCCCAAAGGAAAGCCTGCAACCCAAGCACTGCCCTGAGCCCCACCTCACCTTCCCGAGGTCCTTCAAGGTGCCcccaccggccccagcccggTCCTCCTCCATCCCCGTGCAGGAGAGTCAGCCTGTCCGTCAGGagcccttccccaggcagcctcACGCCCGgcctcccctcccaccctgctTCACCATAAGACCCGCGGCCAAGGCTCACGCAGGAGGAGAATCCGAGCAAAGAAATTCCCCGCTGAGACAGGCCGTTGCGAAGCCGGCTGTGCCAACCCCCCCACCGCTGAGCCCCAAGCCGGGTCCAGGGCTCAGCCAAGGGGTGAATCCTGCTGGTCGCCGCTCCCCGCTGCCAGGCGCCGAGATGGAGAAGGTTCCCCAGCCAAAAACAGCCGAGAGAGACTCTCCTCCAAAATCCGAATCTCTCTCTGCGAATGACCTGGACCTCCCCCCTCCAGATTACCCGACCTGCGAGGATGACTGGAGGGACGCCAGCAACCTGAGCAGGCTGCGGCACGAGCTCTCGGCCCTCCTGCGCTCCCCTCGGCGGGAGGAGAGGCCGCTGGAGAagccggctgctccccggcccgCGGATGGCAGTACCGACCATGCCGGCAGCCATGGGCCCAGTCTCAACGGGCCCCAACTCGCCAGACCTGCTGGGAAGGACGCACAGTTACCCGCGGGAGGGGAGAGCGAGAAGAAAGGGGTGCCCAGCAGCCCACGCAGTGCCAAGGGGGGGTCTCCCAGCACGGCACTACCTGCTtcagagagcagccctgccatgCAGACCCACAGCGTGATGAAAATCAGGAATGAGCTGGAGGCTGTGCTGTCtctgaagaaagaagggaaaccTGCTCTGGGGCTCGGCAGCCAGAAGCAGGGCAGCGAGGATGGCAGCAGCACCCCATGTACGAAGAAGAGCCCCCCTGACTCGAGGAAGAGCCGCCCTGACCCAAGTGACTCGGTGCTGCCGAAACCAGCCCCAAGCCCGCTCCCAGCACCAGCGGCTGCAGTGGAGAAGGATGAGATGGAGCACGAGGACCATCCCGCTCCTGCTGCTAGCAAGGCTGCAGAGAACTTGAGCCCTGCTCCCGGGTCCCTCGACAGCAGCGTGAGCCCCCCAGACCCACCTCAGGGACCGGCAGAGGAGCCCCGTGCTCGcacttccccctcaccccccatttCTCCCGCACAGAGCCCAGCACCACAGCCCAACACGGCCATCTTCCAGTACAAAGTGCACCAGGCTGGGGCCAGCTCAGCCGAATCGCCCCGTGCCTTGAGCTCGGCCGAACTGCCCTGCCCCACAAGCTTGGCCAGGAGCCCGCCGGGCGCCTCGGGAGCGGGGCAAGAGGAGGTGCTGATCCACCCCGTGACGGGCGAGCGGGTGGAGCGGGGCTCCCCCATGGCGCTGCTCCTGGCAGCCCGGCAGCGGGCCCAGCGGGGCCGGCAGGGTGGTGAGGTGGGAGCTGCGCCGCGGGCGAAGCTGCCCCTGAAACTCGGCAGCGCCTCGTCAGACACCACCTCCACCAGCTTCTACCGCCACGAGTCCAAGCCCTACTCCTTCACCGTGGTGCCCCGGCTGTCTGCGGCAGGTACGGCGGGGTTAGGACAGAGCAAACCTCcgtccttctccagctcctcggAGCAGGGCCGGGACGTGCGGGCAGTGGGTGAGGCGCAGCCCCCGAGCCTCCCCGGGCACCGGCGGGCCGCTGCCTCCAGCCTGCTGCGGGGCCTCCTCGAGTCCGGGCAGCTGAACCAGCCTGGCCCGCCCCGCCATGGCATgcccagggaggaggagaacggggAGTCGGCGCTGGACTACGGGATTATCCCCCCACCGCCTGAATTCAGCAATGAGGTGGACGAGGCCGAGGGGCCCCTCCCAAGCCGGGAGGAGAACCGCAAGTGTCCCAGCTTCCCTGACTGCAGCCGGGGCTCGGAGGCGCCGCGGTATTTCAGGTGGCCCGGCTATGGCCGTGGCTACGGGGGCAGCCGTGAGCTGCCGGCTCCGCTGCCCtcagagaagagcaggaggaaTGGGGACTTCATGCCCCAGTACCCAGactacagcagctctgctggttACTTCAGCCGCTGCCCGAACCCTCGCCCGCTGATCAAGAAGCGCCTGTATGTCTCTGAGCCCGACAGCTCCTACCCCCGGGCAGCCGCAGCGCCCCGGGGCACGGGTGCCCTCTCCTACGGCCCCGGGGGATACAGCTccccggccggggagggggtccGCCGCCTCGGCTCTGCCCACAGGAACGGCCCCGCGAGCGCGCAGGGCAGGCGGACGTCCATCGATGCTGCTGGGAAAGCCGTGCCAtacggcagcgccggggccgacGCCAAGTACAAGGGGCAGAATGGGGATTTCTCGCCTGCCAGCGTGGTGGCAGCCAGCAG ACCTGCCCACGGCAGCTCGCAGTACAGCGGACCTACCAACACCTTCACGGTCAGGCCCGGGGCGCGGCAGCCCATCTCCTACGCCTACCAGAGCGGCCACCGATAG